In Alosa sapidissima isolate fAloSap1 chromosome 5, fAloSap1.pri, whole genome shotgun sequence, the genomic stretch ctcactcacacacacacacacacacacacactctcattctctctctctcattctctcacacacacacgcactctctcacacacagagacactaaaGGTCATAGGCTTTTGTTGAGCCTTTTGTTTTGGATGTGCAGTTTAtgtattttgtttatgtattgATCAAGTAAATtgacgcactcactcacacacacacacactctcattctctttctctctctctcacacacacacacacactctcattctctcacacacacacgcactgtctcacacacattaAAGACATTAAAGATCATCTAGATTTCTTTCCATTTTATTTATGGAGGTCTTTAattttttaaagttttttttgttaAGCCTAATTTTTTTTGTTGAGCCTTTTTGTATTGAGTCTGCAGTTCACATTATTGATATGTTTAGATCAAATAAAGTGTCTCAGTGATTCATTCAAACTGTTGTCTCTCTTTGTTTCAACAACTTAAAACTTTTGGGTAAAGTTTACTTGAATATTTTAAGGCAATCGGTTTCCTAAGATTTCCCTAGTATTGAGAACACAGCCTTGTAAGGATAACTTGTCTTAACGAGTACTGCTAACTGAACATAACTCAGTTGTCTGAACTGACATTTCTAATGCTAATGATTTTTGAGTTCACTGAGTTGACATGAGTTGACTCTAGTAACATTTTTCTAGTCATAATAACTAATGATTTTTGAGTTGACTCTACTAACATTTTTCTAGTCATAATAACTAAAGAGTTTTGAGTTCACTGTCCTACCATGACATGAGTTGAGTCTACTAATTTTTTTTAGTCATAACTAATGATTTTGAGTTAACTGTACTGAAGTGTACTACCATGATATGAGTTGTCCTAACACATTTCTTTTCAGCTATAACAACTTAAATATTGATTGCCAACTTTACTTTAAAAATTTGAGGCAATCGGCttcctaatttttttttaagtaaagtcaacaaattacattttacagtgcaaactccgagcatggtaaacaaaatcggatttttaaggcagtaaatgctcccgttaagaaccaaatcagattttgttcaaatctacacacccatgcctactgaaaaatgtaaggttcatttatcaaatgttgtTGTGATCGGGATGGCGTTGCGGCGATGGAAATAGGAGACAGTGTTGAGGTTTCTCAAAAGGCAAGGTTTTATTTCCACCTTGGAAGCTGAGCACATACCAGTCTGGAGAAAtcggaaaaataaaataaaaaccaaactccaaacaaaaactacaaatcAATCACTAAACTTTAGTAGGGCAGTTCACGAGTAGggcaatcacaagtagggcagttcatcacagtccatccattgcaactggactgatgaaaggtacacctgtaggctacattgtatttgggaaaagcagaaggtagcagcataatgtatttatttatttatttatttatttattattattaaacaaaacaatccctgtcagatccatgcagttttcaacagctatcaagaagagaggtcatgtcatggacttttgtgaatgtttcttcttcttcatatgcaagagtttagtcatctagttcatatgatattcaactttattgtcaatgcacaaattaaataccagtactctaaaacaaaatgcagttttacccagtggtgcaaataactgacatgtccaaaagggccttcatgaaatgcgtctctagatacacattttaacgggccaagttgaagagctgctgtccgttattgtttgtgcaaatataggctgattcatgttcccttgcattttgcaactgtgaggtccatggttagtctgcctttcgccagaccaagctcaatcttttaagaaatcgaaaaagaaATCGCCAGCAGATCAGGCTGGATTCACCCAcgctagtccatggtaggcaccCAAAATATTGTtaagaaatattgtttaattttgtgattgagatatccacgcactggcgcctTCTCTGCGATGTTcgccccccagtttcagagctattctaaatgcaaaaatgcatagagggagttatgacaaaaccgtgactataagctatataaggtagtatagtatagtatagtatatatacttttttgatcccgtgagggaaatttggtctctacatttaacccaattggtgaattagtgaaacacagcacacagtgaggtgaagcacacactaatcccggtgcagtgagctgcctgcactaacagcggcgctcgggtcgagtgaggggttaggtgccttgctcaagggcacttcagccgcggcccactggtcggggctggaaccggcaaccctccggttacaagtccagagtgctaaccagtaggccacggatgcCCCCACAGGGGAGCCCTATGCtgggcctattacacaacatatattgtcactaggctatgctgggcctattacacaacatatattgtcactaggctatgctgggcctattacacaacatatattgtcactaggctatgctggcgatcCAAATAAAATCTTCTTTTGGGAACcaacagtatcaagcggacttaagctgccacctcttggcgaaaagttaatagttttgcatatcagtagtaatacatttcacgcagctgcgtgaatcacggaaagcgcgaatggagtggacacttctaaatggtacccactgtacagtagctgaaggtctgtggctaaagcaggtcATAAGAATGTGTTATccttgtttggatacttcacacacacatgctttttaatcgcatagactacaactaccaagctggaatcaaagcacattgactcccctctcacaccctaaacacgcacttcaaacaaacaaaaagcgtctcagtctcacggtaggCTATAgtcataggcaaaactgtatcggactttttgagacttttagcagaaatgtcccagcccggtgtttaggatgcatcatagacaggttatctttcaggtagcagctagcctatatattttccattagaaaaccatcacattAGCGAAcatgttgtggctaactcacttagctcctgctagtagcctaggttatggtcataagagaatgggatgacagtcgaaagatagaattagtgctgttatcaatttgcttggtagtctataaccgcatttatggttttctacaaatacataatcaaattggccttcatcactcaaccaatgctaacggtaacattatttttcCTACCTCCTATAatttacaagattaacgtagcctacctgcagtaaaaaccaagcatgtccgataaacattctcagatttatttcggcttcaagaagaaatgggaattacatttaatgtggaaatcatcctacccttattagacgttctctgcggtaaactagtGTTGTCcctgtctttccaacccacattagattaacttccaacaaaattacgtctcactgcaacatgcgccatctggtggacaaacgactactaaCGCCAATTCTGGAAATGCTgccggttcaggtagttatttaggaaaaactgcattttttgggtttcggggggcccagcgcagggggtgggggggtggcacCCGGGGACCAAATTAAAATTTTCTGTTAAAGTGTAGTGGGGCCCACCAAATTGAGGGGGTTCGCTAAAATGAGTGCTTCGCTAGCTTCGGTAGCTTCGCTAGCGGTAGTCATAATAATACATTCAATACCATAAAACCCACAGTTTCATAACAAGGCAATCCTATTGTATCATTTCATAACCTAATACACAGCATAGATAACCAGAACGTTCCAAACATCCCTCTTGTCCTGCACAATCTTGAACAGCCGCTGCTATGATACAGTGATTGTCTACGGGAGCCATTTTGGTCGACCGTAAAACCATTTGTACACATCATGGATTCTCCGGTACACCCTCTTCCTCCCCAGGTGTTGACACGCCAAGCAAATGTCATGAAGGAACTGCTTCTCACTCTTTAGCTGTCGGGGCCTTACATACAGATATTTGCGCCATGCAAAGTAGTTCTGATAGGTGCTGTTGTCAGAGTCAAGGTGAGAGAGTGACTCTGCCAGAGCTTTAGCATCTGGGAAGTCGTTTACATGTATGAAACAGTCCCGCGGTATAAAGTCCTCATAGTTCTTTCTCGGGGGACCAAGCACCACTGGAACGGTTCCAGAGACCAGTGGGTCGTGCAAGGTCTTTGTAATGTAATCTGGGTGTATGCTGTTCTCAAAGGATAGGTGAAACTTACAGGAGGCTATGGTGGAGTAGTAAATATCAGGCTTAATGGGTTTGCCAAAGGCTTTACCAAAAACATTAATCTTTATGTGCTTTTGAAGTTCCTTATAGTAGTCACGTGCCACTCCCAAGTCCTCTTCATCGCTCAACCAACAAACCAGTTTGTCCTTCACTGGCAACACAAACTCCTCTGGATTCTTGTGTGATAATACTCGCACACGCactgtgatgtctgcatctttccgaTAGCTCATGGTCAGGTTAAAGAGGTTGTCCAAATTGGTCAGGTTCTGTGTTTTTGTTGGGGGATCGACGTTAAACCAGATCCATTTCTGGAAAGGTGGGCGTTCACGAGGCGGCAGATTGGCCAGATCTGAGCGGATGGCTCTGTGGTATATCAGTACACCCTCGGCATTCTCATACACGGATCTGTCATCTGTCACACTGCACTCGTTGATGCCAAATTCTGTCTGGCATTCACGTGGGTCAAACTTGAGGTTCTCTGGCCAGAACCACAGTAGGAGTAAGGGCAGCTTGGTGGGGTCTGTATAAGGTTGTTGTCTCTGGGGAGGAAGCCTGCAATGGGTCGGCTGACGGATACCCAGGTACATGCTTACCAGAATAGTGAACCCAGCGGCAAACAGCAATGCAATACAGCCTTTCTGAAGCATCTAAGAAAAAGTAAACAATCAACATTATTTCACTATAAAAGCTTCATTATAGGAGTgttatttaattgaatttgttTGTAGATACCCCTCAACAATTATTTATGATGTAATGTATTTTGATGCATTAATAACTATTTATGCAAAAGCAATATCTGAATATTGCAATTGTATAAAGACTTAAGTATAGGCTAGTATAGATCTGAAATACCAGCCTTCTATAAAAGTATGTTTCATCATCTGTTCATACACAGATCTAGAGTTGTGtcacaaagtttttttttaaccaaaaaGACTTTATCGGAGCAAAACCTCTGTAAATTCTAGGGAAAGAGTTTACAGACATTAGTGTACAACAAACTGGGATTGGCAAAAAGCACTCAGTAACAATGGAATGTAAACAAAAATATATCTTAAACTCTTTACCTTGAAGAACTGAACAGATAAAGACATCAAAGTAAAATCTTACTGAGCTTAGTCAATAATcagactagcctagaaatctagacgcaccctagcggcggcaaattaatttgctcagcctgtacgtctagtatcaaaccatagggatttctattggctgatgccatggacgtcatccaatcacagcgcttgatgcagagtcttaaggcgggcttaacaggataacgacagtcctgtgacggtgaacaacaaggaaggtggctatggctaacgaagagcagttgtttgaatcggcgttggcgtcaactttggaggagttagacttgtgcttttctttgaaagttgagcaacacaatgcacttaagtcattcttttcgaagaaggatgtatttgccgttttgccgaccggatacggatatggtcgtagcgctggcctattgcatgcctaggcagtttgaaagacaattctctgcccgccccttggattaagcgaggtgaatggtttgattccagactatacatttcaatgatataggatggcccgccaggctataaTCAGACATCATGACCAGAGAATCGGGGTGAGAACTCTGGGGCATAGGCACCGATACCATGGGTGCTCCGTCGCCCGAGCACCCACAGAAAatatcgagcacccacgtgtgccagcttacacaAGGCATTCTCCAATTTCTGTTGTCCTGAATGCACGCTATATGATTACGGTTAGcaggcccgtcgctagaaggcaagcaaaccaagcaattgcttggggcctcgagctggccaggggccccaagacaacgactggttaagaataaaatgcaacgacaaactgtgagcgcccctttgatagtcaatgcagtaaagtgcaacgacactgttaccggcaataccgggatccccctcaagggggGCCCTCTCAGTAGTTTCAGCCAGGTTTGtggtctctgctgctgccgcgaaaatataaaacctcggcagtcataatgaagcggagttatgcgtccggaagccagaagagaaaggaagaggatgacaagaaaaaacaagatagtggtaagtgataaattacactggataaaatagctctacttgtcttgtacaaatggtgtaatgtcgcagcaggaaggctagcctagcaaaaaatgtttatgttaactacctgcctgacggcccatgctgcttgtaacaaactagaacagttagagcaactttttttttccgaacggacggaatatggttacatactgtaatatgtttattagcGGGGtaaggaagacgcagatctgttccagaatcactgtttattgtatttaatgacataacattgctatagctttgtaataggttttgatgaaagtggcatagcttctctgctatactaactattcaaccgtgataatctatttaccaaatgggggttaggaaaaaCACAAGATAAATTCtgtgcatcaaagcagactggaactttcatgtctagtagtattcatgcacgccagctgtttactgtctttaaagcaccaggtgcgtctgtctaattctcaaacagcagaatgtaaatgctatgttaagctacaagtgggcctaggtcaatgtataacattagcttgggatgtttttacagtaagcatagttgtgaaagcagctgcatcccttttaaatatcaaaatatggaaatgctaacatatcttttctttctccctcaaggtgctttgcttaaatttctcagccctcaggccATGTGCGGATCTACGGGGTGGCAAAGGGTGGCAGCTGCCACCCCTGAGAGACAGTCTTGCCACCCCTGTTGCCACCCCATTTATAaatcagataaaaaaaatatataagtatattttaTGTTCATAGCCTAGTCGTTGACGGCCAAGAAGACCCGCACCAAACTCCTCTCAAACAGAAATCGCCGATTTAGAATGCCCTCCCCCTCACAATGGTTTCACCCATCACCAGCACGGCAGCGACCCCCGCGAAATTTCACCATTGGTAGCAGGGCAGTCTGGCAGTGTCTCGGATCACGCAGTGTGTCGGAGAAGAGAGGCTGATAAGCAGTTAGCAGTGAGTTTAGAGGTAAGTTTGAcaccaagtaaaaaaaaaaagtccataaGCAGTTAACCCTGCAACAACCACATTGTTACTTTATTTACATCCGCAATACTTTGTTGTCTCATCGAATTTATCGATGATGGTCAGGTCAGataactctttgtgtgtgttgctagtTTATACCCTTTGATTAAAACTACTGCTGTCACAAAATTGGCATGCATCCACTTTCCCAGATACTATCCAATTTTGAAAAAATGTTCGACATGCCAAATTAAACTGAGATATCTAAGCGGTGTTATAAGCTGATGATGCACACCGCACGTTTGACTCACGTGGACACCTGTTGTCAACAACGTTACCGTTTTCTCTCTGGTTGACCACACATTTTGCAGTTAGCCCTACATGACTGAAATTCTACTCAATCACAACAAATAAAAGTAGCCCACTACTTTCAAACCCTACTCAGAGTAGGCTACTAGTCTAGACATTTGAAGCTGATATCAGCACATCACATGCTTAGTGCATGAGATGTAATTGTTTAGATTCCAGTTAAATATTTCATTGGGTTTGCTGGTAGATGAACCAACAGAAAGCTGAGGCCAGCACAGCATCTGATGCATGATTAACCACATTTTGGTAGCTTATGCAATTTGAAATATATTTCTGTACAATTACTTCAACTTACTGAAGTGAGTGcatttttgttaaaaaatacattaaaagtACAAGAAAACCTACTTAATTGTGGTAATTTGAGTTGAGGTAATTAGTTAGGCTACATTCCACATCTGAATACCACCAAAGTCTTCAACCAGCAGACATTTGGCAGCCTTGGTACAAGACTGTCAGTTTATTGAAGGTGGTATTTCATACAAGGTGTTGGTGCCATGACCAAACTTGCAAAAATCATGATCAAGTAGAGAGAACATAAACAGTAACATTGTTGATAACAGCTGTTCATGGCTCTGCAGCATTGTTAGCAAAAAAAAACTTCTCATGGGAATACACAATATTATGTGTCTAGTCAAAGTATTTACATTTTACTAAGGATTATGATTCAATTGATATGGATAGAGGAATAGGAATTGTATGACATGATTTTAACCAACATGCTATTTTTACGTTTGACAAACTGCAGGTCAGATTAGGATGCAAAATGAAAAGGTTTGGCATAGCCAAGTTTTTCCAACCaaagaaaaaaaggggggaactggacacaggtgaagaagacagggagagaaaccAGGGGACTGGAGAGAAGTTAGACAAAGATGAGCAGCACAAGAGACTGGAACGGACCGAGGGCCAGAAGCAGACCAGGGTTTAGGAGCAGCAGGAGAGACTGGAGCAGCAGGAGAGACTGGAGCAGACAGAGGGCCAGAAGCAGCACGAGAGGCAGGATTAGTATGAGGGTCATGAGCAGCATGCGGGGCTGGAGCAGCCCACTGAAGAAGAGAGAAATGTAGGACGAGAGAGAGGGCAAATCAGTGAAGAATGTGAAAGTGAAGCTGGAGAGATGGCTAGGAGCAGCGGATGTCAAGCTGGCCCTCATGGTGCGTTGAATCACTGCTGTAAAGACATGTCCAACTCTAGGCAGCAAAATTAAAACTGATCTTGTTTAGATAAATGCAACAAAAATTGTAACATGTTGTCAGTGCTGTGATTgtgatttgtgtttttttgttttctcttctcAGATATATCAAAGCTGAAGGCAGATGATCCATGTTAATGTGTACATTCCAAATCTGAGGCGCATTTGAATGCAATGAGCACATGGCGAGAGCATCAAAAGATGGTGAAACGCAACATATCAGTATTAGGCATGATGAATGATGAGAATAGCAAACAGATAAAAGAGAATCAAcaataccgtattttccggactataagtcgcactttttttcatagtttggctggtcctgcgacttatagtcaggtgcgacttatatatgaaaaaatatataattgaacatgttttaaaatgttaatttatattaactgacatgaaccctacgaAACATTAGGTCTACAGCcgagagagagcgctctcaaatgcacaagtcctgtgcactttcagtcagagattagtgcttgcactatgcctgaaacacacgtgcatacctaaatcgtcaaattatggcagggattctatttatagccgggcctcagatttggacagataaaagccagtataattttgtttcaatttaactcataaaagagctcttcttaatattttatattgctggttggtattgttgccaatgaaaagtcatttacaccatgagtctccaacacgttgctctcattgCTCTCAAGCTAGTCGCATGCCGCACccttctgagctagaggctgaagcctacatttaaacacaattgttgctgccagacaccagcctatgaattttataaaaaagtaaatcatgcataatttaaaaaataactacatttatGCTATCTTAGACAtctttggctatacggaataaggtttcccttgcagcacagcacacgaatgaatgaaagcgcggataccttatctcgcaataagtggATGGCAATCGAAATTCCCGACactatgaaacttaatagtaagccattaaatactgatggtcatcagtcccgatatttagcaatataatcaacagtccaaacgtaaattaaatctcaaattaaacatctgcttttgatagcctacccatgtcgctccaaacgaaaagtaggcctatgtctcacaataaaacgcaagaaataaaggaTTATATTATAGCTGACTCGAATACAAGCCAtggccaaataaaggtgctgcgctttgcgcagcctaaatttgaggatttacgagtcTCCTAAACATCCCTCATCTGTtttctagacatgcatgaaaacatttgaaaacaaaacgcaCTGCCATGtcatatttgatcgctgttttgctactacttatctttcacgtaatgaatacgcacagaaagtgaaagtaggcctaatgtgcgctccgtgtctgtagctgtctgttcacgtccacAATCGAACGTCAAATAGagaagtcatccatgttctctacGTTATAGCCTAGGCGGTCATGCTTCTGtatttgcaaaattcctgacggttcctgatcgctaaatgtttgttttcctttcctgtcgatagcggttaatgttgaagcaccttagctataatttgacttcagcggtgacaaatcctgctgagagagagagagagcaacgaaagagaggcacccccaaagtggtcctgcgcgcgcgtgtgtctctgcatggggttcaattgaagtcagagttggtcagtcaatagtcccgcactccggccgctccattattataGTAATGTCAGACAGGGTACAgggtaaaatgtgtgggaatctctcgcattatgatggctagatttgcgggacttttattattatgctcaatactaagtaataatttatttgcaatacccgcaattccgcgctggaatttagacccttttaaatgtgcatctttttttctctcgctctctcggaggtggccagccaagcaattgttctgctgcatgccagcctgtgccaatatatcgtacaaaatgattgattgcattgcattcacatttttagctacattttcatgtaccacatcagcatttgagttcagtgatttttttgtaaattgctttacaattagcgtcgggccttgtcagcagccttcggcttgcctcttgccactattcactccttcttcttcattaacattccctgtagaattctcaatttttttggcctcaatgtgtacagttacatagtctgtctgttcttagtctttgattttgtgaaatacatttctaaatatcacctgcttgctgcagcttcggtctgcacgtcAATTTAAacccgcatctttttctctctcgagcatttaatctgctgccagcttttATCTCTtgtatcgtccaaaatgcttgattgcattgcattctccacatttttagctacattttcatgtaccacatcagcatttttgttatgtgaatcttttgtaaattgctttacaaataCTGTCGGGCCTATTGGCCTATTGCCATGGctcgtccttttaaaaccgtcttTTTATATGGTGAGCATTTAATcatctgccagcttgtgactccacatcgccaaAAAAAggttgattgcattgtattctccacatttttagctacattttcatgtatcatatcagcatttttgttcagtgaatcttttgtaaattgctttacaattaccgtcaggcctataggcctattgtttcggtcacgtctaaaactgcatctttttctctctcatgagcatttaatctgctgccagcttgtgactccacatcgcccaaaatgcttgattgcattgtattctccacattttagatacattttggtgcacctcatggcattttctttcagtgaatcttttgctttgcaattaccttcctgccctcctcttggctgccttcactccatcttcattaatctttttggcctcaataatccagttacatagtctctgtttttggttttggattttgtgaaatacatttctaaataaatgtgacttatagtccggtgggacttatatatgtttttttcctgctcatgacacattttttgactgatgagacttatactcaggagcgacttatagtccggaaaatacagtACATAAAGACTATAAGTCAGGTATTGCGTCTTACTGCAACACAAAATATAGCTCAGCGTGGACATAATGAAAATGATGAGTCTAGGAACAGAGGCAATTTCCTTGAGATTTTGCACTTAGTAGGAGATCATGATTCTTTTATTCAAAAAAGACTATCAGAAGGCCCCCCGCAATGCGATGTATACTTCCAAAAATATTCAAAACGAAATATTACAAATCCTGGCAGGGATGGTCCAGGAGGACATACTAAAAGAAGTAAAATCTAGTCAGTACTTCTCTGTTACTGCTGATGAAACAAAAGATCTCAGCAAAAAGGAGCAATTGTCCATAGTCCTAAGGTATTATTATGAGGGAGCCGTACGGGAGGGCTTCTTGGGCTTTTGGGAAGCTGAACATTTGGATGCCAGCtccttatctaacaaaatcatCTCTTGTATGGAGCAGTATGGCCTTGAATACAAGGAGAATTTAGTGGGCCAAGGGTACGACGGGGCTGCCGTAAT encodes the following:
- the LOC121709278 gene encoding 4-galactosyl-N-acetylglucosaminide 3-alpha-L-fucosyltransferase 9-like, encoding MLQKGCIALLFAAGFTILVSMYLGIRQPTHCRLPPQRQQPYTDPTKLPLLLLWFWPENLKFDPRECQTEFGINECSVTDDRSVYENAEGVLIYHRAIRSDLANLPPRERPPFQKWIWFNVDPPTKTQNLTNLDNLFNLTMSYRKDADITVRVRVLSHKNPEEFVLPVKDKLVCWLSDEEDLGVARDYYKELQKHIKINVFGKAFGKPIKPDIYYSTIASCKFHLSFENSIHPDYITKTLHDPLVSGTVPVVLGPPRKNYEDFIPRDCFIHVNDFPDAKALAESLSHLDSDNSTYQNYFAWRKYLYVRPRQLKSEKQFLHDICLACQHLGRKRVYRRIHDVYKWFYGRPKWLP